A stretch of DNA from Roseofilum casamattae BLCC-M143:
GTCGGTACGGGGTTGCTGGTTGAAGAGTATTTGAAGATCGATCCAAGCTGTCAGTTTACAGGAGTTGACTTTACGGCATCCTTACTGGAAATTGGCGCAAAACGATTGGGCGATCGCGTGCAATTAATTGAAGCCGATGTCGTCAGTATGGATTTAAACGCGACATTCGATGTCGCTATATCAAATGGAGGAGTTTGGGGAATTCTTGACTTAGGCGATCGCTGGCAGTTTGGCGGTCATGTTCCAGGTGTTGAAGCCAATCGTAAAGGACTCGAAAATCTAGCTCGCCATTTGCAAACCGGAGCATTACTTTTATTACATTTACAAAAGCCACATCAAGATTTCGACAAAGTACTACCTGGAGATATTGTTTATTCTCAGTCCATTGAGACTCAGGAAGAGACTCCAGAATATTATAGTTTTAAGAAACGTTACTTCTTCAAAAAAGACGATAAAGTCCTGGCGACTGAAGAAATTTTAGTTACTTGTTTTAATCCAGAACTTTCTCAGAATCTATTAAGTGATGCAGGATTTGAATTGCAAGATTTTCCTGACGCTGAATATTTTGCAGTTTATAAAAAACAGTAATCTTTGATAATGAATAGTTTGGATATCAAGCCCGTATGCGAACAGGCTCAGATCGGCTTATCTCATAAACTGCAAAAGGAGATTTTTCATCACGAACTGAGTTTGTTTGGGATGGAAATACCGGATCGTTATGATATTTCATCTCTCTACATGCATATTCGAGAGAGTAATAAGCTCGTGGGAACCTACCGAATTGTTTTCCCTAATTCTGAGGTAGGAATGCCCATTGAGGA
This window harbors:
- a CDS encoding class I SAM-dependent methyltransferase, encoding MDNQYTNITEYYDLWVTSGYYNYPFMAKEACNIVGGGRNIIELGVGTGLLVEEYLKIDPSCQFTGVDFTASLLEIGAKRLGDRVQLIEADVVSMDLNATFDVAISNGGVWGILDLGDRWQFGGHVPGVEANRKGLENLARHLQTGALLLLHLQKPHQDFDKVLPGDIVYSQSIETQEETPEYYSFKKRYFFKKDDKVLATEEILVTCFNPELSQNLLSDAGFELQDFPDAEYFAVYKKQ